A genomic region of SAR324 cluster bacterium contains the following coding sequences:
- a CDS encoding helix-turn-helix transcriptional regulator, with protein MTQTARLLETLKHYLKIQGITYRILAQRLKLSESSVKRLFSDQSLSLKRLEKICSVLGLDFYELVKLSREQQPLVDSFNDMQLKTLLSQPSLVVLLVLFVNGWATEELVEEFGLEEVELRVQLGQLEQLKLIEWLPKDRIRLCFERSVLWQKNSPLWQIWGRTNMTEFLNDEFDQSNERWHFAAAQLSVDSRKLIVSELDRLMQTLRELQDVDAALPADEREPTGFLVAHRAWVPSLLDSLQSQTKDLASKIK; from the coding sequence AGATTCAAGGAATCACTTATCGCATTCTTGCGCAACGTCTCAAATTAAGTGAATCCAGCGTGAAAAGGTTGTTTTCGGACCAATCATTAAGTCTGAAGCGCTTAGAAAAGATTTGCTCTGTACTGGGCCTCGATTTCTATGAATTGGTCAAACTCAGTCGGGAACAACAACCTCTCGTTGATTCATTCAATGATATGCAGCTAAAGACTCTGCTCAGTCAGCCGAGTTTAGTAGTTTTGCTCGTTTTATTCGTCAACGGTTGGGCAACAGAAGAACTTGTTGAAGAATTTGGGCTAGAAGAAGTTGAACTCAGAGTACAACTTGGTCAATTGGAACAACTGAAGCTGATTGAATGGCTACCAAAAGACCGCATTCGTTTGTGTTTTGAACGAAGTGTTCTTTGGCAAAAGAATAGTCCGCTCTGGCAAATTTGGGGTCGAACAAACATGACAGAATTTCTCAATGATGAATTTGATCAAAGCAACGAGCGCTGGCATTTTGCTGCAGCTCAACTTTCAGTAGATTCCAGAAAGCTGATCGTGAGTGAACTGGATCGGCTTATGCAGACGCTGCGAGAATTACAGGATGTTGATGCTGCTTTACCCGCTGATGAGCGAGAGCCTACAGGATTTTTGGTTGCACACCGAGCTTGGGTCCCATCTCTGTTGGATAGTTTGCAGTCACAAACCAAAGACTTGGCTTCAAAAATTAAGTAA
- a CDS encoding DUF444 family protein, producing MNVTDQINSSESEGAFNEFVEEQLENLVDTILTEGDLENFGERGSDILVEMDDIVAPTFVYGDEGEGSGGSGGGGPGSGGGKIRFNVPFQYLMERVARSLKLPRLVKQGHGKIKEVSYEFKTFAPSGIVLDKKRTFKRALRTSIGMDVYAPHEERYEFQFMRRDRRFKVPERVEKPRFKAVVFYMGDISYSTYGERLRLEKRLVNFIQNWIDYSYGAKNVDHRFFVHDAEAYEVQAEQFYQVGNSGGTHAAPVYQLIHRIATNEYDPASTNFYGFYFGDGELFDDDAKEIVKILEGHLRPIFNRIGVIEVQPGRLSLLNRQIATQFYRDSIIRLGELNDKLETIEVIKTLFAEH from the coding sequence ATGAATGTGACAGATCAGATTAATTCCAGCGAATCGGAAGGGGCTTTCAACGAATTCGTTGAAGAACAATTGGAAAACCTTGTCGACACTATTCTCACAGAGGGGGATCTTGAGAACTTTGGCGAACGGGGGAGTGATATTCTGGTAGAAATGGATGACATCGTTGCCCCCACCTTTGTCTATGGTGACGAAGGAGAAGGGAGCGGAGGTAGTGGTGGGGGAGGACCGGGTAGCGGTGGAGGGAAAATCAGATTCAACGTCCCCTTTCAATACTTGATGGAAAGAGTCGCTAGATCCCTGAAGCTGCCGCGTCTTGTTAAGCAAGGACATGGGAAAATCAAGGAGGTCTCCTACGAATTCAAAACCTTTGCTCCCTCAGGGATTGTTCTTGATAAGAAGCGGACATTCAAACGTGCTCTACGTACAAGTATTGGTATGGATGTTTACGCTCCCCACGAAGAACGCTATGAATTTCAATTCATGCGACGGGATCGTCGTTTCAAAGTGCCAGAGCGAGTTGAGAAACCTCGATTCAAGGCAGTAGTTTTTTACATGGGGGATATCTCCTATTCAACATATGGGGAACGTCTTCGCCTCGAAAAACGCTTGGTCAATTTCATCCAAAACTGGATTGACTACAGCTACGGTGCAAAGAACGTCGACCATCGATTCTTCGTCCACGATGCAGAAGCCTACGAGGTCCAGGCTGAACAATTTTACCAAGTCGGAAATTCTGGGGGTACGCATGCAGCTCCGGTTTACCAATTGATTCACCGGATCGCCACGAACGAATACGACCCAGCATCAACAAACTTTTACGGCTTCTATTTTGGTGATGGTGAATTGTTTGACGATGACGCCAAGGAAATTGTCAAAATTCTTGAAGGACATCTGCGCCCAATCTTTAATCGAATCGGGGTCATAGAAGTCCAACCAGGGCGCTTAAGTCTGCTGAATCGGCAGATTGCAACACAATTTTATCGTGACTCCATCATTCGTCTTGGAGAACTAAACGATAAACTTGAAACCATTGAAGTTATCAAAACGCTTTTCGCTGAACACTGA
- a CDS encoding SpoVR family protein, which yields MRAVQTDPEIYGLEQRVVHHAKAFGRTLPEMRFFILDSLEFMSLLEKYVYPVSPLNIWEGKRMVTRKHRVETGQEASIYYEVVQTGNPSYAYLNSTNSPMMQASVMAHVVGHCEFSELNVLKDSNPDRTEWVIYLSRKVDRARQQMGEINYSQFWNACESFVPLIAPHSQFNLARTVETETARQQETDTYVSEDKPVPRLTPSFSTIDSLMRNVSPETTWQREMQAKQHQETISRTGFKLKAPCQDIMGFLCRHAPASQSERAVLDYIYSVHSTHDFVIRTQIMNEGWAMYWEKKIMTELFKEQSVKGIIDYARVFSGVCYPRPYYMRNPYHLGFYLWTHIEELYCDGKVSLDFHEETSQDVKDHWKRPTTKTPMQQMEHLVKTVTDYEFLRRFLTPELVHEFHLNRFSKRQAQQLRIPPDSIVQEDHYNVWINPEPIKNEMLNFFTHFHRPRIYLIDTDFQDGGLLLYHRDDGRRLRKDWIKPTLKNLNLIWKAPVYLISRNWLYSFSANLFKETVVTAVRFESILERMRNSEKPFRI from the coding sequence ATGCGTGCAGTCCAGACAGATCCAGAAATTTATGGATTGGAACAGCGAGTAGTTCACCATGCTAAAGCATTCGGACGAACGCTGCCTGAGATGCGATTCTTTATTCTGGATAGCTTGGAGTTTATGTCTCTCCTTGAAAAATATGTCTATCCCGTAAGCCCGCTAAACATTTGGGAAGGCAAACGGATGGTGACTCGTAAGCACCGAGTTGAGACCGGACAGGAGGCGAGTATCTACTACGAGGTAGTTCAAACTGGAAATCCTTCTTACGCCTACTTGAACAGCACGAATTCACCCATGATGCAGGCCTCAGTCATGGCACATGTCGTGGGGCACTGCGAATTTTCCGAACTGAATGTCCTAAAGGACTCTAACCCAGATCGTACAGAGTGGGTGATCTATCTTTCCCGCAAGGTGGATCGGGCTCGTCAGCAAATGGGTGAGATTAACTACTCCCAGTTCTGGAACGCCTGCGAATCTTTTGTTCCTCTGATTGCTCCTCATTCACAATTTAACTTGGCCAGGACTGTAGAAACAGAAACGGCCCGCCAGCAGGAGACAGATACGTATGTATCTGAAGACAAACCTGTTCCTCGGTTAACACCCTCTTTCAGTACTATTGATAGCCTGATGCGAAACGTCAGTCCAGAGACAACTTGGCAAAGGGAGATGCAGGCCAAGCAGCATCAGGAAACCATCAGCCGCACAGGATTTAAGCTAAAGGCTCCCTGTCAGGATATCATGGGTTTTCTGTGTCGCCATGCTCCAGCAAGTCAGAGTGAGCGAGCGGTTTTAGATTACATTTACTCAGTCCATTCGACCCATGATTTCGTAATCAGAACGCAAATCATGAACGAAGGCTGGGCGATGTACTGGGAAAAGAAAATCATGACTGAGCTTTTCAAAGAACAATCAGTCAAAGGGATTATTGATTACGCTCGTGTCTTCTCAGGTGTCTGTTATCCACGGCCATATTATATGCGAAATCCGTATCATCTGGGTTTCTACCTTTGGACTCACATCGAGGAGCTTTACTGTGATGGGAAAGTAAGTTTGGATTTTCATGAGGAAACAAGCCAAGACGTCAAAGATCATTGGAAACGACCCACAACCAAGACACCGATGCAGCAGATGGAGCATCTTGTCAAAACGGTGACAGACTATGAGTTCCTCAGACGATTTTTGACTCCAGAACTGGTGCACGAATTTCACTTGAATCGATTCAGTAAACGCCAAGCACAACAACTTAGAATTCCACCTGATAGCATTGTTCAGGAGGATCACTACAATGTCTGGATTAATCCAGAGCCTATCAAGAACGAAATGCTAAATTTCTTTACTCACTTCCATCGTCCGAGGATTTATCTGATCGATACAGATTTTCAGGATGGAGGCTTGTTGCTTTATCACCGAGACGACGGTCGTCGCCTCCGGAAAGATTGGATAAAACCCACACTAAAGAATCTGAACTTGATTTGGAAAGCCCCTGTTTATCTGATCTCTCGCAATTGGCTTTATTCCTTTTCGGCAAATCTATTCAAAGAAACCGTGGTTACGGCAGTTCGCTTTGAAAGCATTCTGGAACGAATGCGAAACTCGGAAAAACCATTCCGTATTTAG